The following nucleotide sequence is from Gammaproteobacteria bacterium.
GGAGCTGGGCGTGACGATGGCCGACGGCCATGAGATACATGTTCACGAAAACACGAACACCGTCACGCATCTCGTCCTTCCGCCGCCGAGCAGGCTTAGCGAGGAAGAGCGCGAAGCGGCCAGGACCGGCGTGGCGTCGCTCGAGTATCTCCGGAAGACCATGTACGATCCCGCGCCCGACATTCGTCCGCCGGCCGGACAGCCGGCAACGATGCCGGGCGGCTCCCCTGCGTCCGGGACGCTTGCGGCAGCGGGCAGGGAGAGCATTCGCCGCGGCCTTGCGTTCCTGGATTCCGCAGTGGACTCAAATGGCGCCTGGCACTGCATCCGGTTCAGCACGGCCGACCCGGACATTCCGCGGCATTTCGAGAGGCCGGCTTTCGTATCCGCTTTCTGCGCGCTGGCTCTGGAAAGTTGCGGGGAGGCGGTAGCCAGGGCCATCTGCAGCCGCACGAGGCAGTATCTGGTCGACACTATCGAATACCCGGGATTGTGGCGTTACTACCGTCATCTGCCCCGGGACCTTGACAGCTCCAGTCTCTGTTCGCTCGTTATCGCGGACCACCCCTGGATTGTTCTTGGAAGGAACGTTTCCCGAATGCTGGCCAACCGCGACGAGCAGGGACGTTTCCTGACCTGGTTGCTGGAGGAAGGAGAACCTGATGTCGTTTCGCGCTTTCGCATCGAAGCCGACCCCGTGGTCAATGCGAATGTCATTGCCTGCCTGGGCGACCATCCCGAAACCAGGGACGCTCAAGCCTGGCTGACGGACCTGGTCACAGAGGGCCGTGTCGAGGGTTCGTCCAAGTGGTATCCCGACGCGGTTGCGACCTACTATGCAACCGCCCGGGCCCTGGTTCGCGCCCGGCCCGCTTTCGAGGGTCTGCGTCCGGTGCTTGCCGACGCCATCCTGAAACTGTGCGACGGGGAGGAAGGGTTCGGCAACGTCCTGCAGACCGCTCAGGCGGTGTCGGCGCTCCATAACATCGGATGCCTTGAAGCAGCGAACGTGAGACGCCTGGCGGAAAGGTTGATCGGATCACAGCACGAGGACGGCAGCTGGCCGGAACTGCTGGCATTTGGCGACCAGACGTTGAGGTGGGGCACGGTAGGGCAGATAGGACATGGCTCCGAGGCCATGACCACCGCGTTTTGCATCGAAGCATTGGAGCGCCTGATCGAAATCCTGGCCGGATGAAGGATTTGCGACGATGTCATGCGGTGCTAACATGAACCCCGATGTAAAGCGGGGGTGAACATCCCGTAGAGACGCTGCCATGCCGCAGGAAACAGCCGCAAGCGGTGGCTTTGGGCCACACAATGCCGATGTCTCAAAGCTGATCGAGCCTTCGATCCGAACGGCCCTGCCGCACTATCTGCCGCTGGGCGTATTTCCTCTGATTCTCGCCGCGGCGGCCTATGGAGGCTGGTGGTTATTGCCGCCGTTTCTGTTCTTTGCCGCCGCCACGCCGCTCGATCGGGCGTTGGGTCTCGACGGACGCAACATGGATCCGGCCAGAGCGCCGGGTCGCCGCCTGATCTGGCACAACCTGCCGGTCTGGTGCTGGGCGTTTCTTTGGCCTGTCACTCTGGTTTTCGGCCTGTGGCAGATTCTGGTTGCGAGTCCGTTTGCAATCTGGGAGAACGTGATACTGGCGATCATCCTGACGATGGAGGCGCAGGCGGTCTTCATTGTCGGTCACGAACTGGTTCACCGGCGCACTCCCTGGGAACGACGGTGGGGCGAATTCCTGCTTGCCTCGGCCTCCTATCCTCAATACGCCACGGAACATGTCTACATCCACCATGCGCAGGTGGGCACGCCGCACGATGTGGGGTCCGCACCCAAGGGCGAGAGTTTCTGGAGTTATTTTCCGAAGGAAATCGTGAGCAACCTCACCAACTCGTGGAAAATGGCAAGCCAGCTCCTGGCGCGCCGCCGCCTGCCCGTCTGGCATTACAGCAATCCGTTCTGGCGATACGGCGTCTATATTGCGTTCTGGTACGGACTGGTGTTCTGGATGGGCGGCATCTGGGCGGTCCTGGTCTTTGTCTTCCTCGGCTTTGGTTGCGTGTTCTCGATGAAGATCAGCAACTATCTGCAGCACTACGGTCTTCGCCGGGTCCTTCTTCCCAACGGCCGCTGGGAAAAGGTGGCGCCGCGCCATTCCTGGAGCGCCGACTGGAAGTTCAGCAACTGGATGTTCTTCAACATGCAGCGCCACGCGGACCATCATGCGCTGGCCAGCCGACCCTATCCGCTGCTGCAGATCACCGGGGCGGACGAATCGCCGTTCCTGCCGGGCACCTACAGCGACCTGATGAACATCGTGCTGCGGCCGAAGCGCTGGTTCGAGAAGATGGATCCGCTGGTGGATCAATGGCGCAAGCACTTCTACCCCGAAATTGACGACTGGAGCGCCTACGACAGCCCCGTTGCCGCAGCACGGCCCGAGCATCTGAGCGCAATCATTGAAATCTTCGGGTCCGCCCCGCGGCTGGCGCGATGGATCGAACGCAATCCCGAACTGCTGGACAATCTCAAGGATCCGGAATTCACCGATCTCGATCTGCCCAGGGGGTTCATGTCGGACCCCGAAGTCGAATCGATCGCGCGTCGCGGGCTGGCGCGAGTGTATTGGACTTTCGAGATGAGCGTCGAGGAAATGAAGGGCCTGATAGCCGAGATTCCGGCGACCGATGCGAATGACACCGCGGAAGTGGTGCGTAACTGGTCGAACGACAAGGCATTTCAGATCGGAATGCACGTGGTGCGCGGAAACCTGTCTGCGGACGAGGCCAGGACCGCGCTGTCCAACCTGGCCGAAGTCTCGATCGCGACCGTGCTGGCCTCGGTGGTCGCGGATTTTGTGGACCGGCGCGGGCCCGTGAGTGAAGGTGGGGCCGCCGCGATACTCCTGGGCGATCTCGCCGGCCGGGAGGCTCATCCGGGCGTTGCGGCCGATTTCCTGTTTGTGCATGACGGCCCGGGCGACGGCGGGCGGCTATGCGCGCTGTTTCTCGACAAGCTGACCGGTCTGACGCAGAACAGCCTGTTGTTTTCCCCGGTCCCGCACGGGACGGAGCGCTGTGTCGTGCTGCCGTCAAGCGATCTGGCCGAGCATTGCAGGAGTGTCGGCGCGGCCAGGGGGCCCGACTTGACCAGGGCGCGCTGCGTATTCGAGACCGGCGATTCGAGAATAGGGGGCCGCTTCGACGAAGTGCGGCGCGACGTTCTGTCCGAATGGGGCGCATCGACGGTGGCGGAAACCGCGCCCGACGCTGAAGCGGAACTCGACGCCTTTCTTACGCGCGCCTGAGGGCGTCCGTTGATCCAGACCCGAACGGAAACGCATAGCGTTAATACGCCCCAATGAAGAAGACGGCTGCCGACCGGGGCATCGTCAAGCTGCCCGCGCTTGCGCCGCACCTGGAATTCCACGTCATCGGCGAACAGCAGACCCTGCTGGTTTCGGAGTCGTTCAATACGCTGCTGCACGGTGAAATCTATTGCAAGCTGCTGCCCGTGCTCGATGGCCGGCGCGAGCAGGAAGAGATTGCCGCCGTCCTCAAGGCCGGACACACCGCCTCGGAAGTTCGCGCGGCCATCGCTTCACTTGCCGCCAGGGGCTACGTAGTCTCCGGCGGGCATGGAATGGACAGGAGCCGGGCGGCCTACTGGTCGTCGCTCGGCGCCTCGCCGTGCCGGGCGGAGCAGAGCCTGGCGGAATCGCGCATCGAAATTGTGGGTGACGAGGGCCGTCTGGCACGGCATATGGAAGAACTCGGCGTCACCGCAGGGACCGCCGCGCCCAAGCTCACCGTGATCGTTTGCGACGAGTATCTGCAAGAGCGCCTTGCGGAGGTGAATCGACACCGGCTTGAAACAGGTGTGCCGTGGATGCTGATGCGCCCCCGCGGCATACAGCCGCTGTTCGGTCCCGTATTTCGGGCGGATGGAGAAGGACCCTGCTGGGCCTGCCTGGCTTACCGGCTTGGCGGTCACCAGGAAGTGCATCAGTTTCTCAGAAATGTCGTGGGCGAGAAGGCCGCCTTCAAACCGTTTGCCGCCGACCCCGTGCTGCTGGATGCGCTGTACGGGCTGATTGCGGCGGAAATCGTCAAGTGGCTGGTGCTGGATGAGGCGGCGCCGTTGCACGAACAGGCGATGACGATGGACATCGGAACGTTCACGAGTTCGCGCCACCGCGTCATGCGCCGGCCGCAGTGCCCGGCCTGCGGCGACGAAGACCTTTTCCGTGCGGACCGGGCGCCCGTGGCCTTGCAGCTGAAGTCCAGCCCCAGGGCCGTCAGCAACAGCGGTGGCGCGCGCACCGTGGCCCCGGAAGCAACGCTGGCGAAATACCGCCACCTGGTAAGCCCGATCAGTGGCGTCGTGACCTGGCTGAAGCGCACTACCGACGAGGCCGATTCCTGGCTGCATGTCTATTGGGCGGGAAGCAATCTCGGCATGAGGAGCCGGACCCTGAGTTCGCTCCGACGCAGCCTGCGGAGCAAGAGCGCCGGCAAGGGCAGCACGCGCGAGCAGTCGGAGGTCAGCGCGCTGTGCGAAGCCCTCGAGCGATATTCGGGCTGCCTTCATGGTGACGAGATCCGCGCCCGCAGGCGATTCACCGATTTTTCGGATGATGATGAGGCAATACACCCCAACGATGCGCAACTCTTCAGCGATACCCAGCTTGACAACGCCGAGAGCATCAACGCGAAGGGGCACCCGTACAACATCGTGCCTCCACGCATGGATCCCGATGCCGAACTGGACTGGACGCCCGTCTGGTCGTTCACGCAGCAGCGCCATCGCTATCTGCCCACCTCGATGCTCTACAGCATGGCCCCCGAACAGCGCGCCGCCGGCGACCTGATTGCCGACTCCAATGGCTGCGCCGCGGGCAACACCCTGGAGGAGGCCATACTGCAGGGCTTCTACGAACTCGCCGAGCGCGACGCCTTTGCCATCTGGTGGTACAACAGACTCAAGGCGCCGGCAGTGGATCTCGCCAGTTTCGACGACGAGTACCTCGCAACGGCTGCGGGCTACTACGCACGGTTTGAGCGGGACCTGTGGATGCTCGACGTCACCTCCGATATCGGAATTCCCGCATTCGTTGCGCTCTCGCGACGGCCCGATGCGGAAACCGAGGACATCATCTACGGTGCCGGCGCCCATGCCGACCCGCGTATTGCGGCCCTGCGCGCGGTTTGCGAATTGAACCAGTGCCTTACCTGGCTGCCGCGCCCCGGAAGCCGCGACGGCCGGCCCATGATCGACGATCCGCTGGCGCTCTGGTGGTGGAAAACCGCCCGGCTGGCCGATTGTTCCTGGCTGGCGCCGGCGGAAGACGCGCCGCTGCGCAAGGCTTCGCATTACAGGGTGATCGAGACGGCCGACATGCGCGAGGATGTGGAATACTGCCGGACGCGAGTCGAGGCCGGAGGCATGGAGTTCCTGGTCCTGGACCAGACGCGGCCCGACATCGGCATGCCCGTGGTGCGCGTCATCGTGCCGGGCCTCCGCCATTTCTGGGAACGACTCGCTCCGGGGCGTTTGTATGACGTGCCGGTCAGCATGGGCCGCCGCAGCCGCCCGCTGGCCGAGGCCGACATCAATCCCGCACCGGTGATCGCCTGAGGAGACAGCTTGGACATTGACGAAGCAATAACGCGGACCCAGGACCGGCTTGCGGAAGAGGGCGGCACCATGGCCGATTTGCTCGGGCACCTGAGAAACAGGATTTCGGCGGTCCTTATCGGGGACCGGGAATGGCAGCGGGTGTTGGAATGCGCCGGAAGACTTCCGATAACGATGGCCGCCCTGCCGTTCGGCTTCGAACTGCCACTGCACGACCGCAGGCCGGAAGCGGATTTCGGAGCCTCTCTGGCAAGCGGAACCCGGGCGGGGGCCTGGTTCGAAGAAACTGCGCGGGGCGGACAAGCGGATGAAACGGCGAGAGCGGTCGTGCGCCTGTTCAGGGAAATGGAATCCGAAGGCTCGCCGCTGCGTGAAATCGTCGGGCGCAAGCTGATGCTGGAATACGACATAGGCTCGGCGAGCGGCGACGAGCATGCGCAACCCGGAATCTTCCTGCGGCCCGGCGAGCGTCCGATCGTTGGCGGGGGCCAGCTGAACGATGTGGGCACGGTGGTCGGCGCACTTGTTTCCTGCGTGGGCTGGAAGATGAACGATGCTCAGCGGAAGAGTCTCGAACGGGTTTACCGGGCGCAGCCCGAAGACACGCGAATGGATTCCTTCGGGGTATTCCCTTCCCGTTCACGCGCGATCCGCCTGGCGATCATGGGGTTCAAGTCGCAGCAGGAAATATGTTCCTTTCTTCGGGACACTGGCTGGCCGGGTCGGATTTCGGCCGTGGAGTCGGTGATTGCACGCTTCAGGGAACGGGCCAGCATCGTCAGGTCCGGCGCGAACATAGACGTTGAGGAAAATGGCGTGGGTTCAGCGCTCGGTCTCACGCTCATCGTCAAGCAGAGATATACGAAAGATGCGCGCTACTGGCTCGACGGGCTTACGGATTGGGACCCGTTTCTGGAAGCCCTCGGCCATGAGGATCTGGTAGTCCCGGAAAAGCTCGGTGCGCTTGCCGGCTGGGTGTCCAAACCCTCCATGCTGTTCGGAAAGACCGGGCGTTACGTACTGTTAAGAGGCATTCACCACATCAAGCTGGTCATCTCCGGGAACAAGCTTCGCAAGGCCAAGGCTTACGTGTTCATGGTGCTGTCCGGAGAGGTATCGGACCAGGGGGCTAGTTGACCCAATGCGCAGGACGTATATGCGCGAACCATCCCCCGCTCGTATTGAGCGGGGGACAGCTTTCAATGTCGAACCGGCGCGGAACCGCAGTTCCGCGACCTAGCCGGCGCTTGGCCGGCCGGTTCGGTTTACCAGCAGCAGCAGAGGCCGGCTGAGATGGCCTCGAGTTGCTCTTCGGTTATGTTCGGATCAGGAGGCAATGCGAGATGCACGGTCTGCATGTCGCTCTCATGAACCTGGATTGTCATCGAATCAGGAATCGAGATATCCAATTCCTTGCTGATGGTGCTTTTGGGATCTGCCAACAACTGTTGCCGGAATTCCGCGTCCAGAGCGGATTTCTCGACGATCTGCTGCAGCATCTGTTCTCCACTTCTCATAGTAAACCCCCGTCTTATTGAGTTGCTTCAGAGGCCTTCGCCACGTTTCCCGTTAAAGAATCGCAGCGTTGGTGAAGTTCATTGTATCAGACCATGCCGTACAATATTCACTGCGCGTTTTGCAGTCGGGGCGATGCCGTGGATCACAGCAAATTCAGCCGGACCGCACTTCGACGCGTGCGCTGATGCGATTCCGCGGCGTCTGTGCGGCTCTCGCGCTCATGGTTCCATGGGGCGCCGCTGCACAGACTCTTGATTTTTCCGGCGACCTGAGCCTGCAGACCCGCTGGTTTCCCGAAACGCCGGCCTTCGCGGGCCAGCGTGCGGGAAGCGGCGGCGTGGTCGTCGAGCCCACGCTTTACTGGGACATCACGGAAACGGCCAGCTTTACCTTTACCCCGCTTTACCGCTACGACAGCGCCGATTCGCGACGCACTCATGCGGACCTGCGCGAGGCCTACCTGCTGATGTACGGGGACTGGGGCGAAACTGCCTGGGAGCTTCGCCTGGGAGTTGATCGCGTGTTCTGGGGCGTGGTCGAGCTGCACAACCTCGTGGACGTCGTCAACCAGTTCGACCTGATCGAGCATCCGCGCGAAGAAGCCAAACTGGGTCAGCCCATGGCGTACCTGACGCTCTCCGGCGGCTGGGGCATGGCGGAGTGGCTGGTGCTGCCCTACCATCGCAAGCGCACGTTTCCGGGGTCTCACGGACGCTTTCGGGGCCCTGTGCCGCTTGTTGACGACGCCTTGTACGAAAGTGGCGGCGAAGAGCGCCACATCGATCTGGCCGCCCGTTACAGCAACACCGTCGGGCTGCTGGACTTTGGCCTGAGCGCGTTCGTGGGAACCAATCGTGAGCCCTTTTTCGTTCCGGCCCTCCCGCCCGGCCTGATTCCCGGCCCGGACACCCCCTTTATTCCCTACTACGAACAGATCCGGCAATTCGGCCTGGACGCGCAACTCACGACCGGGGACTGGATCTACAAGCTGGAAGCGATTCGCCGCAGCGGCGCCCGCAACCTCGCAGGCCTGGAGGAGAACTACCGCGCCTTCATTCTCGGCCTGGAGCGCAATTTCTACGGAGTCTTCGGCTCCGCGGCGGACATGATCGTGTTTGCGGAATGGCACGACGACAGTCGCGGTTCGCTGGCAACGACCGCGTGGGCCAATGACCTGTTTGTCGGGGCCTCGGTCGCTTTGAACGACGTGCAGAGCACCGAGTTCATCGTCGGCGTCCTGGGGGATTTGAGCCGCGATTACCGCGCATTGAACGTGGGAATGAATCGCCGCCTGACGGACAACTGGTCGATGCGCCTGGAAGTGATCGCGCAATTGCGGGTGGATCCGCTGGATATGACATACGCGGGTCGGCGAGACAGTTTCGTGGGGCTGGATATCACATACAGCTACTGATGGCGTTTACGGCTGGCGCATGAACGGACCGCCGGACAGGATGCAGGGGGCGCTGATCGAACGCCTCAAGGCGTACGGCGGGCTGATCCGCCTGGATCGTCCGGCAGGCACCCTGCTTTTGCTGTGGCCCACGTTGTTCGCACTGTGGCTGGCTTCCGGCGGCGATCCGCCGGCCCGCATCCTGCTTGTCTTTGTTGCGGGCACTTTCCTGATGCGTTCGGCCGGCTGTGCGGTGAACGACTACGCCGACCGCCGCGTGGACCGCCTGGTAAAGCGCACCCGCTCGCGGCCGCTGGCGACAGGAGCGATCAGGCCCGCGGAGGCCCTTGCAGTGGCCGGCCTGCTGACTGCCGGCGCAGCCTGGCTGGTTTTCAGCCTGCCGGCGCTGGTGATCGTGCTGGCTGTGATTGGCGCGGCTGTCGCCGGTTTCTATCCCTTCGCGAAGCGGATCATGCCGGCCCCCCAACTGGTATTGGGCGTGGCGTTTTCGTGGGGCGTTCCGATGGCGTACGCCGCCGTTTCGGATCTCGGCAATCCCTCACTGTGGATGCTTTGGCCGCTGACTTTCCTGTGGGTGGTGATTTACGACACCGTTTACGCCATGGTGGATCGGGATGACGATGAGCGGATCGGCGTGCCGTCAACGGCGATCCTCCTGGGCCGGCACGATGTGCTGTTCATCATCGTGGCGCATGCGGCGTACCTGGCCGGCATGTTCGGACTGGGATCGGCGGTCGGCCTTGGGCCGGCTTACTTCGCTGGCGTAGCCGGCGCGGCGCTGTGCGCAGGCCGGCAGATCGCGCTGGTTCGAGGCAGGGACCGCAAGCAGTGCTTTCGGGCCTTCAACAACAATTCGCTGCTCGGCTTCCTTCTCTTTGCCGGGCTGGCGCTGGACATGCTCTTCACCGCAGGTTGACGAGGTGTTCCCCGGGATGCGATACGGGGCTTTCTTTGTGATACGATCAGAAAGTCTGGTTGGACTTGCGGTAAATACAAGCGGGGCGTGGAGCCGTGATCACAAAGGCAGACAGGCATGTTGTCCGCTGAGGACATGCAGCGCCATCTTATTCAGAGGGCGGCTGACGATAGCGATTTCCGCCGGGGACTCATAGCGGACCCCAAGGGCACGCTGTACCAGGAATTCGGCATCGAGATTCCGGACCATATTGAGTTTCACGTGCACCAAAGCGACATGCGCACCGTGCATGTCGTTCTGCCGCCCGACCCGGTGCTGGACGAGGAGCAACTCGAGGCGATTTCGGCCGGCATGTGCTGCTGCGGAATCTGACCGGGTCCCGTATTGTCAGGTGGCTGGCCTGCCTGCCGGTCGGTATTGGCCTGATCGCCGCAGCGGCCGCGAGCGGCCAGTCCATTGAAGCGGCGCGCACCGCGCTGAACGAGGGCCGGTTCCTCGAGGCCGCGGAAATCGCCGAAGTCCTGGACACTTCCGACGGATACGCGCTGGCGGCCGAAGCGCTGGCGATACACGGGCATTATCTGGCGGCGGAAGAAACAAAAGCCGAACTGCTCGGCCGCGCAATGCAACTGGGACAGGAGGCCATTCGTAAGAATTCGGAGAATCCGGCAGCGCACCTTCAGCACGCCCATGCCATGGGGCGCTATACGCAGGCGGTGGGCACGCTGAAGGTCAAGCGCGACTATGCCGGACGGGTGCGGGCGGCGCTGGAGCGAGCGCTGTTCCTGAAACCGGGACTGGCCGAGGCGCATCTGAGCCTGGGAGCCTGGCATGCGGAGGCCATCCGGGGCGGAGGATTCATGGCCAGGGTGCTGTTCGGGGCCAGCGGAAATGAGGCTCGCGCGCACTACGACGCCGCGCTTGAGCTTGCGCCGGATGCGAAGATCGTTCACGCGGAATATGCCCTGGGCCTGTTGCTTCTCGACAGGCGCAAACACCGTGATGAAGCCCGCAGCCTTCTGGAGCGCGCCAGGGACCTGCCCTCCCGGAACGCCCACGATCGCATCGTTCATGATCGGGTGATTGCGAAACTGTCGGAGCTTGACGTTCGAACATAACGGTAGAATCCATCGACCGGACACTTGCAGGGCGGCGCCAGGGTTTTGACGAATAAGCCGATACTTGAGATTCCATCCGCCTACAGGGCCGGATACGAAAAAGCCCGTCTCGAGGATCAGGCAGCGGCCGACAACTACGTCCTGCACACGACCGTTGGCGATCCACAGTTGGACCCGGTGATGGAGGAAATATCCGATTTACCTCCTCCCGCACTGCATCGGTTCATCCACGCAGGGATAGAGCAGCAGCAGGACCAACTCAAGCAGGCGCCGAAGGTCATGCGCGATTTCTTTGAGGAAATCGAGCACCCTCCGGAGTGGTTCGACTACAAGGCGTGCAACGCGGGGATCCGCGCCTTTTATGCAAACGCGAATTTCGTTCTGGTCGCATTCGTCGCGGGCGTACTGATCGAAGGCTTTTCCTCGCTGATCGCCACTTCCTTCAATATCACATCGCGCACCGTGACCGGGCCCGGAGACCGACGGCTGAGACAAAACAACCGGCAATTGATGGAGATCTTCGTGCCGGGGGGTTTGCACCGTTTCGGCGACGGGTGGAAGCTCTCCGTGCGGGTCAGATTCGTTCACGCCCGCATCCGCAGCCTGCTGGCGAAAGCGGAGCCCTGGGATGCCCAGGCATGGGGCACCCCGCTGAGTGCGGCCCACCTCGGCTATGCGATCTGCGTATTCTCGATTCGTCTCGTGGAACAGGCAATATCGGTGGGCGCAAGGTTTGCCAAAGACGAGATCGCCAGTTTCCTGGCCTTGTGGCGGTTCGTCGGCCATCTCATGGGCATACCCGATTCCATTCTGTACGCCAATGAAGCCCAGGCACGGCATCTCATCAGGATCACCCTGATGTGCGAGCCCCCGCCCGGGCGACATTCCATCGAAATGGCCCAGGCGTTTGTGCACAACGTGCCCACGGTCGCGGGAATCGAGGATCCCAGGGAAGCCGATTCCGTGCGCGGCCTGGTCTTCCGGCTTTCCCGTGCGCTGATCGGCAACGATCTGGCCGACGCCCTGCAGTTTCCGAGAAGCAACCGACTGGGCACGCTCTATTTCTTCCGCATGAAGCAGATCGTTACGCGCATGCTCAAGGGCACCCGGTCGGCCCACCTGGCGGATTTCCTGCAGTTACTCGACGTTTCGCAATATGATGAGGAAGGCATGAGCTACGTGATGCCGGACCACTGGCACACGTCGAAGCAAAATCCCTGGTAAGCATGACCGTGATTTTCATCGAAGCACGCGAACCGGCCTGTCTCCGGAGCAACTGCGGGCCGGCGCGATGAATCCGGCGCTACTCGACCGGTATATCGCCGCGGTCCTGCGCTTCCGCTGGCTGATTGTTGCCGCCGCCACCCTGTTCATGCTGGCGATGGCGGCCGGCGGACGGTTCATCACGGTTTCCAACGACCATCGGATTCTGTTCGGCGAGGACAACCCGCAACTCGCCGCCTACGACGCCCTCGAGGACACCTACACGTCATCGAATACGGCGCTCATCGCCGTGTCGCCCAGCCAGGGCAACGTATTCACCCGCGAGACGCTCGGCGTAATCGAGAGGATGACGGAAGAGGCCTGGCAGGCGCCTTATTCGAGCCGCGTGGACTCGTTGACCAACTACAGCCACAGCGAGGCGCTGGGGGACGACCTGATCGTAGGACCTTTGGTGGAGGACGCCGCGTCCCTGACTGACGCCGACCTGGACCGGATCGAGGAAATCGCGAACGATTCCATCGAGCTTGTCGGTCGTATGCTGGCCGAAGACGGCAGGGTGGCCGGCCTGGCCATCAATTTCATACCGCCCAGCGAGACCCATGACGCCGCGGTCATGGAACTCAACGCGTACCTCGACCAAATGATGGCCCGGGCGCGCGCCGAGAGCCCGGAGATCGACTTCCATATCACCGGCGACATCGTGATGCAGCGAGCGTTTGCGCAGGCCACCCAGGACGACCTGGAGAGACTGACTCCGATCGTATTCCTCCTGATCGTTGCCGTGGCTTACCTGATCCTGCGTTCGATTTCGGGCGCCCTGAGCATGGTCGTGATGATCCTGTTCTCGGTAGGCACGGCGATGGGTCTGGCGGGGTGGAACCAGACGGTCTTCAGCCCCGTGAACGCCGGGGTGCCGATCATCGTCATGGCGATAACGGTTGCCCAGTCGGTGCATGTCACGACGATGACCCTGACGGCCATGCGCCGGGGACTGGACAAGATGGAGGCTGTTGCCGAATCGGTGCGCGTGAACGCCTTCCCGGTCTTCCTGGCTTCGCTCACGACCGTGATCGGGTTCCTGAGCCTCAATGCCTCCGATTCCCCGCCGTTTCACACGCTCGGAAACTACGTCGCCTTCGGCGTGGCCTGCACCTTCGTCTATTCCATGTCGCTGCTGCCGGCCCTGCTTTCCATACTGCCCCTGCGCGTGAAACCGTCGTCTGCCGGGGAAGTGACTTTCTTCGACCGCTTCGGGGAGTTCGTTGTCGCGCGGCGGAAACCGCTGCTGTGGCTGACCACGATTCCGACGCTGTTCCTGCTGATCGGCATTTTTCGCATCGAGCTCAACGACAGCCTGCCCAACTACTTCGGCGAGCGCTATGAATTCCGGCGGGATTCGGACTACATCATCGAGAACCTGACCGGGCTTGAATCGCAGGAATATTCGCTGGCCTCCCCGGGCGAGGGCGGCATCACCGGCCCCGAATACCTGCGCCAGATCGACGCCTTCGCCGAATGGTTCCGCAGCCAGCCGGAAGTGACCTATGTTCGCGTTTTTTCGGACACGATGAAACGCCTGAACAAGAACATGCACGAGGACGATCCGGCCTACTACCGGTTGCCGGAAGACCAGGCGCTGGCCACGCAGTATCTGTTGCTGTACGAGCTTTCCCTGCCGTTCGGGATGGATCTGAACGACCGCATCGACATCAGCAAGTCGTCCACCCGCATGTCGGTGGTGATGCGGAACATAACCAGCAACGAGCAGCAGGAGCTCGCGGAGCGGGCCCGCGGCTGGCTTGAGAAGAATGCCCCCGGGCTTACGACGGAAGCGACCGGACTCAGCGTCATCGTCTCGCACATCACCGAGCGAAACATCAAGTCCATGCTG
It contains:
- a CDS encoding MMPL family transporter yields the protein MNPALLDRYIAAVLRFRWLIVAAATLFMLAMAAGGRFITVSNDHRILFGEDNPQLAAYDALEDTYTSSNTALIAVSPSQGNVFTRETLGVIERMTEEAWQAPYSSRVDSLTNYSHSEALGDDLIVGPLVEDAASLTDADLDRIEEIANDSIELVGRMLAEDGRVAGLAINFIPPSETHDAAVMELNAYLDQMMARARAESPEIDFHITGDIVMQRAFAQATQDDLERLTPIVFLLIVAVAYLILRSISGALSMVVMILFSVGTAMGLAGWNQTVFSPVNAGVPIIVMAITVAQSVHVTTMTLTAMRRGLDKMEAVAESVRVNAFPVFLASLTTVIGFLSLNASDSPPFHTLGNYVAFGVACTFVYSMSLLPALLSILPLRVKPSSAGEVTFFDRFGEFVVARRKPLLWLTTIPTLFLLIGIFRIELNDSLPNYFGERYEFRRDSDYIIENLTGLESQEYSLASPGEGGITGPEYLRQIDAFAEWFRSQPEVTYVRVFSDTMKRLNKNMHEDDPAYYRLPEDQALATQYLLLYELSLPFGMDLNDRIDISKSSTRMSVVMRNITSNEQQELAERARGWLEKNAPGLTTEATGLSVIVSHITERNIKSMLRGTVIAMALISLVLVVVFKSLRFGLLSLIPNFIPAGMSFGLWGYLVGRVGIAASVVTVVAFGIIVDDTIHFLTKYLKVRREGRSAADAVRYAFSTVGKALGTTTAVLSAGFLVFAASGFEVSWALGILVAMTIMFAFLADFLLLPPLLMAFDRRKL